In a single window of the Pseudanabaena sp. BC1403 genome:
- a CDS encoding CHASE2 domain-containing protein, with amino-acid sequence MQAIKTWLFPPQPKPQVFLNLLTTDNLRSPQAIKASLQVNRAEIAASSAKITKELTNDFAAWRENYPVYAVKLQNDAVNEEVDIENEKNFRKPQPTIDEETSGLKGEFSIEDAAERVERSINALFNSEEFREIRDQIIKLLPPKGQHQPDVYIRYDDPHLAELPLHLWNEFQDRDIEPVFSSKETKPQKFSDKKKHKPRILLILGDFIDIKNDNEKLNWQKEYSNADIKVLELLNEKGINNALLKEKWDVLYFGGHSTTEYGKGILYLKDGKRIVLDDFQRSLTTAAQNGLQLVILNSCNSLGAAHALQSAGVPMVVATRHLIHNSIAPEFLEYFLDSYLNIGQSLKDAVGHARYLLKSQHPEFPCASWLPVVFQSPSFAMQPKPSPLIAIVAASLTTILVAVIHISGGFQGAELSLYDTMMGFRNPQELDRRIVVVRVTPSDQEMQINEGRQLDHESISDKDLVRLLERLDQEMPKVIGMTFKRPNLRGDTTENRKLVERILSDKNPTLVLHCSTGDDLERGYFPEPMKPRSISITSKLGDPRIGFSNSLPDLEYSSKDRRLMLIQKTPKDDCGSLARLSFSLRVVMQFLGEANEAQVKFIQDKEQIILKYKNFEVAGIVEKQGGYQIDPSLDPDPEAQSFPKKLSILFNHKNYKSGKIKVLNFALDDVLSGRNSSLKDRIVLIGGFGEDSISINNLDYQALAVDYLLRIFEGEAILTGVINNISFCLYFVSILTISLIFVQIHVNSNSKQFIMIFTTFALYSFIVLLIYMLFLLKMSLWIPIIPILIGSTASCLVLSFVCFTFFTKTENSLTKIY; translated from the coding sequence TTGCAAGCAATCAAAACTTGGCTTTTCCCACCTCAGCCAAAGCCACAAGTATTTTTAAATTTGTTAACCACTGACAATCTGCGATCTCCCCAAGCGATAAAAGCTTCATTGCAAGTTAATCGCGCTGAAATAGCTGCATCAAGTGCGAAGATCACTAAGGAATTGACCAATGATTTTGCTGCATGGAGAGAAAACTATCCTGTTTATGCAGTGAAGTTACAGAATGATGCTGTGAACGAAGAGGTAGATATAGAAAATGAGAAGAATTTTAGAAAGCCACAACCGACTATTGATGAAGAAACTAGTGGTTTAAAAGGAGAATTTTCAATTGAAGATGCTGCTGAGAGAGTTGAGCGCAGCATAAATGCTTTGTTTAATAGCGAAGAGTTTAGAGAAATTCGCGATCAAATTATTAAACTACTACCTCCAAAAGGTCAGCATCAGCCTGATGTCTATATTCGATATGATGATCCGCATTTAGCTGAATTACCTTTGCACCTATGGAATGAATTTCAAGATCGAGATATTGAACCAGTATTTAGTAGTAAAGAAACTAAGCCCCAAAAATTTTCTGACAAGAAAAAACATAAGCCTAGAATCTTGCTAATTTTAGGGGATTTCATTGATATTAAGAATGACAATGAAAAACTAAATTGGCAAAAAGAATATTCTAACGCTGATATTAAGGTGTTAGAGCTATTGAATGAGAAGGGGATTAATAATGCTCTGTTAAAGGAAAAATGGGATGTTTTATACTTTGGTGGGCATAGCACTACAGAATATGGTAAGGGGATTCTCTATCTCAAAGATGGTAAGCGCATTGTTTTAGATGACTTTCAAAGGAGTTTGACAACAGCGGCTCAAAATGGCTTACAGTTGGTAATCCTCAACTCATGCAATAGTCTTGGGGCGGCTCATGCTTTGCAATCTGCTGGTGTGCCGATGGTAGTTGCCACAAGACATTTAATTCACAACAGTATTGCGCCAGAATTCCTAGAGTATTTTTTAGATTCCTATCTCAATATTGGTCAATCGCTTAAGGATGCAGTTGGACATGCCAGATATCTGCTGAAATCACAACATCCTGAGTTTCCCTGTGCGAGTTGGTTGCCTGTTGTCTTTCAGTCTCCCAGTTTTGCTATGCAGCCTAAACCATCACCATTAATTGCGATCGTTGCTGCTAGTCTTACAACTATTCTAGTAGCAGTAATTCATATTTCAGGAGGATTTCAAGGAGCAGAATTAAGTCTATATGACACAATGATGGGTTTTCGCAATCCCCAAGAACTTGATCGACGAATTGTGGTAGTTAGAGTTACTCCATCTGATCAAGAAATGCAGATTAATGAAGGTCGGCAACTAGATCATGAATCTATTAGTGATAAAGATTTGGTGCGACTATTAGAACGTCTAGATCAAGAAATGCCTAAAGTTATCGGTATGACGTTTAAAAGACCAAATCTTAGGGGAGATACCACTGAAAATAGAAAACTTGTAGAAAGAATACTAAGTGATAAAAATCCTACTTTAGTTTTACATTGTTCTACAGGAGATGACCTTGAGAGAGGCTATTTCCCTGAACCTATGAAACCTAGAAGTATTAGTATTACTAGCAAACTAGGAGATCCTCGGATTGGCTTTTCAAACTCTTTGCCTGACTTAGAATATTCAAGTAAGGACAGAAGATTAATGCTCATACAAAAAACTCCAAAGGATGATTGTGGCAGCCTAGCGAGGTTATCATTTTCTCTGAGAGTTGTTATGCAGTTTTTAGGTGAAGCTAATGAAGCGCAAGTTAAATTTATTCAGGATAAAGAGCAAATAATTTTAAAATACAAAAACTTTGAAGTTGCTGGTATTGTTGAAAAACAAGGGGGATATCAAATTGATCCCTCACTTGATCCAGATCCTGAAGCTCAATCATTTCCCAAAAAATTATCAATACTTTTTAACCATAAAAACTATAAGTCAGGGAAGATAAAAGTATTGAATTTTGCCCTAGATGATGTTTTATCTGGAAGAAACTCATCATTGAAAGACAGGATAGTATTGATAGGAGGGTTTGGAGAAGATAGCATCAGCATAAATAACCTTGATTATCAAGCCCTAGCCGTCGATTACTTACTAAGAATATTTGAGGGGGAGGCTATATTAACAGGAGTAATCAACAATATTTCTTTCTGTCTCTACTTTGTAAGTATACTAACTATTTCCTTGATATTCGTACAAATACATGTAAATAGTAATTCAAAACAATTTATAATGATATTTACAACTTTTGCTCTGTATTCGTTTATAGTTTTACTCATATACATGCTTTTCTTATTGAAAATGTCATTGTGGATACCTATAATTCCTATTTTAATTGGCTCAACAGCTTCTTGCTTAGTTTTATCTTTTGTTTGTTTTACATTTTTCACGAAAACAGAAAATAGTTTGACTAAAATATATTGA